Below is a window of Brassica napus cultivar Da-Ae chromosome A5, Da-Ae, whole genome shotgun sequence DNA.
TTTCTggtgaagaagaacaagaaacaagAACCCCTGTAACCGTAAAGAAGAGCTCTGGTACTAAATTTACAGGCTCGCATCGTGAACTTGTCCTTGGTCTTCCTTGCCGTGGACAATTTGAGATCAAACGGAGTTCCAAGAAGCTAGGAGGTAGTGGTAAAAAGAATGTGCTGGCTTCAAGTCACAAGAGAGCTCAGAGATGTAAAGAAGCTGCTTCTGTTCATGCTAATCTTACGCCTGTAAATGAATCAAAGAAAAGGaagaattatattaataaagtagAAGTTAGAGAAGATGATGAGTACACAAGGATCAAGAAGAAACTTAGGTACTTTCTAAACCGGATTAGCTACGAGCAAAGCCTCATTGATGCTTATTCTTTGGAAGGCTGGAAAGGTTCAAGGTTTGTCTCTTTCTAACCGTTTTTGTTTTCACCTTTGTCCTGTGTGAGATTGATATTGATTATGTGTTCTTTTGTAGCGCGGAAAAGCTAAGGCCAGAGAAAGAGCTTGAACGAGCCAAGAAGGAGATTCTACGACGCAAGGTTAAAATCAGAGAGCTTATTCAGCATCTGGACACACTCTGCGCCGAAGGGAACATTCCAGAGTCTTTATTTAATTCTCATGGAGAGATCTCTAGTGAGGATGTAAGACCAAATATTCATTCCCAAACTCAAGCTTTGTGTCTCTAGAAAGTACTTGCTAATAGGAGCACTTGTTTGATTTCAGATATTCTGTTCAAAATGTGGTTCCAAGGACGTACGTATTGATAACGATATCGTACTATGTGATGGGTTTTGTGATCGAGGCTTTCACCAGTACTGTGTTCAACCACCTTTGCGTAAAGAAGATAGTAATCACTTCTGCCTTACGTACTTGGTATTGTGTTTTTGAGCAGTtcttgttagttttttttattaattgtttgtCTGTTTTGTAGTTCCGCCGGATGATGAAAGTTGGTTATGCCCCGGATGTGCTTGCAAAGATTATAGTTTTGAGTTGCTCAATGATTCTTTAGGGACAAAGCTCTCAGTCAGCGACAGTTGGGAGGTATATTAGACaatgttttaaatgttaaaaagaAGTATAAACTTTAAAAAGACACTTGACTTGACACTTTGTGTAGAAAGTATTTCCTGAGGCAGCAGCAGCAATGGCTGATGGTGGAGGTCAAAATCTGGACTGTGATCTTCCTTCTGATGATTCTGAGGATGAAGAGTATGATCCGGATGGTTTGAATGATAATGAAGGTGATGAAGATGGCAGTGATGACGACAGTGATGAGTCTGAGAACGAAGATGGAAGTTCTGATGAATCTGCATCTGAGGAAATGATTGGATCATTTAAAGATGCAAATGATATAATGAACCTTCCATCTGATGATTCTGAGGATGATGACTATGATCCTGATGCTCCAGCTCGTGATGAAGATAAAATGCAAGAAAGTTCAAATTCAGATGATTCAGACTCTGATGATGGTGAGACTTCCTCCAAAGGCGATGAGTCTGATCAGCAAGATGAAGTTACGCCACGTGGGAAGCCAGGAAGAAAGAAATCTAAGCTCCCAGATGTTTCCATCTCAGAGTCAACAGATGCTGGGTTTGGTGAAGATGTTCCCGGGAGGAGGAAGGTTGAAAGGCTGGACTACAAAAAGCTCTATGATGTGAGTGTTCTATCACATTTTATATACTTAATCTTCTACTTGGTTTTTCAGAACCCTATGCTGATATATCTTATATGTGCAGGAGGAATATGAGAACGTTCCTACGTCATCAAGTGATGATGAGGATTGGGATAAAATAGCTGGAAAAGAAGACTTCGAGTCAGGAGATGAAGGGGACACCGTGCCTCTGGAACAGCCTTCCAAAGCAGAAGATCAGACTTCTACTCAGAAACcgaaaagagaaaataaaaaggtaacTTTGAAAGCGCCACCAGAAGCACCAATAGAAAATGGTTGCTCTGGCCAAAAAAGCAGCTCTGCATCATGTAAACAGACAAATCCCAAAACTCAGGTAAACAAAGTATAGTTTTCTTTACGCCGAGGCATTACAGCTTAACGTTTCGTCTTTTATGCAGAGATTATTCGAATCTTTTCAAGAGAATCGATATCCAGACATTAGCACAAGGGAGAACTTAGCCAAAGAGCTACAGATGACAGTTAAACAAGTAAGGAGTT
It encodes the following:
- the LOC125609565 gene encoding homeobox protein HAT3.1-like isoform X2, with amino-acid sequence MDRANRRRTRSNGSGLDQTNGGEVTPTPEAESHMKHLEESAKDVNSNGQGMIANGVSGEEEQETRTPVTVKKSSGTKFTGSHRELVLGLPCRGQFEIKRSSKKLGGSGKKNVLASSHKRAQRCKEAASVHANLTPVNESKKRKNYINKVEVREDDEYTRIKKKLRYFLNRISYEQSLIDAYSLEGWKGSSAEKLRPEKELERAKKEILRRKVKIRELIQHLDTLCAEGNIPESLFNSHGEISSEDIFCSKCGSKDVRIDNDIVLCDGFCDRGFHQYCVQPPLRKEDIPPDDESWLCPGCACKDYSFELLNDSLGTKLSVSDSWEKVFPEAAAAMADGGGQNLDCDLPSDDSEDEEYDPDGLNDNEGDEDGSDDDSDESENEDGSSDESASEEMIGSFKDANDIMNLPSDDSEDDDYDPDAPARDEDKMQESSNSDDSDSDDGETSSKGDESDQQDEVTPRGKPGRKKSKLPDVSISESTDAGFGEDVPGRRKVERLDYKKLYDEEYENVPTSSSDDEDWDKIAGKEDFESGDEGDTVPLEQPSKAEDQTSTQKPKRENKKVTLKAPPEAPIENGCSGQKSSSASCKQTNPKTQRLFESFQENRYPDISTRENLAKELQMTVKQVSNWFRNTRFSTSKTMSSKEDVEKLRTCKEREGETSVAGSSKQTEPVTENKSGASESTSSGSRKRRRR
- the LOC125609565 gene encoding homeobox protein HAT3.1-like isoform X1, with protein sequence MDRANRRRTRSNGSGLDQTNGGEVTPTPEAESHMKHLEESAKDVNSNGQGMIANGVSGEEEQETRTPVTVKKSSGTKFTGSHRELVLGLPCRGQFEIKRSSKKLGGSGKKNVLASSHKRAQRCKEAASVHANLTPVNESKKRKNYINKVEVREDDEYTRIKKKLRYFLNRISYEQSLIDAYSLEGWKGSSAEKLRPEKELERAKKEILRRKVKIRELIQHLDTLCAEGNIPESLFNSHGEISSEDIFCSKCGSKDVRIDNDIVLCDGFCDRGFHQYCVQPPLRKEDIPPDDESWLCPGCACKDYSFELLNDSLGTKLSVSDSWEKVFPEAAAAMADGGGQNLDCDLPSDDSEDEEYDPDGLNDNEGDEDGSDDDSDESENEDGSSDESASEEMIGSFKDANDIMNLPSDDSEDDDYDPDAPARDEDKMQESSNSDDSDSDDGETSSKGDESDQQDEVTPRGKPGRKKSKLPDVSISESTDAGFGEDVPGRRKVERLDYKKLYDEEYENVPTSSSDDEDWDKIAGKEDFESGDEGDTVPLEQPSKAEDQTSTQKPKRENKKVTLKAPPEAPIENGCSGQKSSSASCKQTNPKTQRLFESFQENRYPDISTRENLAKELQMTVKQVSNWFRNTRFSTSKTMSSKEDVEKLRTCKEREGETSVAGSSKQTEPVTENKSGASESTSSGSRKRRRRR